In Chryseobacterium camelliae, one DNA window encodes the following:
- a CDS encoding PaaI family thioesterase, with amino-acid sequence MDKLEILRSFTGKEFSASPSPFMRWLNPVVLSAEEGEIAFQYTVREEWLNPMGNLHGGVTAAIIDDIIGATMFSLNEKNFIVTVNNSIDYFSTAKENDHIIAETKIIKRGKQFVNAQCEIWNADRTRLIARGTSNLFKIND; translated from the coding sequence ATGGATAAACTGGAAATCCTCCGGTCCTTTACCGGAAAAGAGTTTTCGGCCTCGCCCTCCCCTTTTATGCGTTGGCTGAATCCTGTTGTACTCTCAGCCGAAGAAGGCGAAATAGCATTTCAATATACGGTAAGGGAAGAATGGCTCAATCCTATGGGGAACCTACATGGCGGTGTTACTGCTGCGATTATCGATGACATTATAGGTGCCACGATGTTTTCACTGAATGAGAAAAACTTTATTGTTACCGTAAATAACAGTATTGATTATTTCTCAACCGCAAAAGAAAATGATCATATTATAGCCGAAACGAAAATTATTAAAAGAGGAAAACAGTTTGTGAACGCGCAATGCGAAATATGGAATGCAGACAGAACCCGCCTTATCGCGAGGGGAACCTCAAACCTTTTTAAAATCAATGACTAA